The Effusibacillus pohliae DSM 22757 DNA window GGATTGCGATCAACCTGTTGACCACGGCCGTCTTCACTTTGGGGACGGTCCTGACCGGCTATCGGGAAACGGGAGTGTTGCGCCGGTTTCAGGCGACTCCCGTCCGGCCGTGGATGGTGATCGGCGCGCATGTCGTCCATGGCACGCTGATTTTCCTGATCAGTGCGGCGGTTCTGTTTCTGTTTGGCCTGCTTGCCTATGGCATGCAGACTCCCAAAGACGTTGGCAGCACGATTCTGGCGGTGGCGCTTTCGATTCTGGCGATCTTTCCGTTTGGGCTGTTTATCACCTCGCTTGCCAAAAATACGCGGACGGCGGCTGCCATCAGCTCGCTGGTGCTGAACCTGATGCTGTTTTTGTCGGGCGCCACGTTCCCGCTCGAGATGATGCCGAAATTCCTGCAGACGGTGGCGAAGATCTTGCCGCTCTACTATGTGATCGATCTGCTGCGGCAAACTTGGAACAATGCCCCGATTTGGGAAAATGGGCTCGATGTGGCAGTGCTGGCCGGATTGTCCGTGGCATCGATCCTCTTGGCAGTCAGGTTTTTTCGATGGAGTTCTGAGTAAAATGGTCCGGTCCCCGGCGCCGGCCAACAGGGGAACTCGGCGGAGGAGGGCGCTTCGGAACACGGAGCGCCCTTTTCCCAGAGACCATTTAGCCTGTCACCCGCCGCCTCCGCCGCTTCGGCTTCTCCGCGGCCGGCACAGCGGT harbors:
- a CDS encoding ABC transporter permease; protein product: MTSLARLTAIEIKLFFREKAAVFWTFLFPVMMIWLFGAMFGDKKIGGISYINAYVPSWIAINLLTTAVFTLGTVLTGYRETGVLRRFQATPVRPWMVIGAHVVHGTLIFLISAAVLFLFGLLAYGMQTPKDVGSTILAVALSILAIFPFGLFITSLAKNTRTAAAISSLVLNLMLFLSGATFPLEMMPKFLQTVAKILPLYYVIDLLRQTWNNAPIWENGLDVAVLAGLSVASILLAVRFFRWSSE